In one Epinephelus lanceolatus isolate andai-2023 chromosome 19, ASM4190304v1, whole genome shotgun sequence genomic region, the following are encoded:
- the LOC117269401 gene encoding annexin A1-like: MSVFKKFFKDIIHDKDRDDDTVVVKGKVKPKFYGTVAPYPNFNASSDASTLQSAIDSKEVDEDVIVAVLVKRCNEQRQKIKVVYEASTGKRLEDDLKSVLRSDLEDISLALLMTPAQFDAYLLRKATKGWGTNEDVLTEILATRTNEEIREIKRVFKQEYETELEDIIKYETSSDFTTALLAMLKANKDENTEVDTDLAKRDAKVLFEAAEHPDGIDVSTFIDILTTRSGPQLSRTFHHYAATSDVKLPKALQLELSGDIEDCLIDIVKCAWNTPAFFAEKLHKAMEGYGTCEDTLIRVLVSRSEIDLKKIVQEYRAMFGISLQEHILRETKGHYETILLGLCGPH; the protein is encoded by the exons ATGTCCGTCTTCAAGAAATTCTTCAAAGATATCATtcatgacaaagacagagatgaTGACACCGTCGTA GTGAAGGGGAAGGTGAAACCTAAGTTTTATGGAACAGTTGCCCCGTATCCAAACTTCAACGCCAGCAGTGATGCGTCCACTCTTCAGAGTGCCATTGACAGTAAAG AGGTGGATGAGGATGTGATCGTTGCTGTCCTGGTGAAAAGATGCAACGAGCAGAGACAGAAGATCAAAGTAGTTTATGAGGCGTCCACTGGAAAG CGGCTGGAAGACGATCTGAAGTCGGTTCTCAGGTCAGATTTAGAGGACATCTCTCTGGCTCTGCTCATGACGCCCGCTCAGTTTGATGCCTACCTGCTCAGGAAGGCCACAAAG GGCTGGGGCACAAATGAAGACGTCCTGACGGAGATTCTGGCAACGAGAACAAACGAAGAGATTCGAGAGATCAAGCGGGTCTTCAAACAAG AGTACGAAACAGAGCTGGAGGACATTATCAAGTATGAGACCAGCTCTGATTTCACCACGGCTCTTCTGGCCATgttgaaagcaaacaaagatGAGAACACGGAAGTCGACACGGATCTGGCCAAAAGAGACgcaaag GTTctgtttgaagctgctgagcaTCCCGATGGAATCGATGTTTCCACCTTCATCGACATCCTGACCACGCGCAGTGGCCCGCAGCTCTCTAGGA CGTTCCATCACTACGCTGCAACCAGTGACGTTAAGTTACCCAAAGCCCTGCAGTTGGAGCTGAGTGGAGACATTGAAGACTGTCTCATTGACATTG TGAAATGTGCCTGGAACACACCGGCTTTCTTCGCTGAGAAGCTCCATAAGGCGATGGag GGCTATGGCACATGTGAGGACACACTCATCAGGGTGCTGGTGAGCCGCTCTGAGATCGACCTGAAGAAGATTGTGCAGGAGTACAGGGCCATGTTTGGCATCAGCCTACAGGAGCACATACTG AGGGAGACTAAAGGACATTATGAGACCATCCTGCTGGGACTGTGTGGACCTCACTGA